The Phaeocystidibacter marisrubri genomic interval ATGACCAAATCCACCATTTTGATAAAGATCTCATTCGCGCTATCTACAAAGCCATACATGGTGGTTGTCTTATCCTTTGGCAGTGAAATCATCACCAATCCAAACAATATGGCAAAGAAAATAACCTGCAGCATTTCTGGTTCAACTAAGGCTCCGAAGAGATTGTCGGGAACCATACTCGTCAGAAAATCCAATGGGCCTTTGTCCTTTTGCTGTTGAGCCGCTTCAAATGCACTTTGAAGTTTCTCATCCGTAGAAATAGTCGACACTTCCGATTGCAAAGCTACTTGAGCGCTGTCTAAGTAATCGCCATAGGATGGATCGGTTAGAAAGTGTTGATCGTCCTTAATCACCACATGGTTCTCTTCCGCCCAAAGTTCATACTTCATGCGGTTGACAATCTGGTTGTCCTTTCCCACCCAATCTCCTGGGCGAATGGTGTTCACGAGAAACAATCCCACGGTAATGGCAAACACTGTGGTTACCAAATAAAAGCCCAGCGTTTTCGCTCCCAAACGACCCAGAGCAGCACCGCCACCAAGGCTGTTTATTCCGGTAATCACACTGAATAAAACCAGTGGAACCGCGATCATTTTAAGCACCTTTATAAAGATATCTCCAAAGGGCTTAATCCAATCCATAGTGAAGGAAGTCCAACCGAACAAGCTGGACGCGACAGCCCAAGCAATCCCTAGAATAAGGGCAATAACAATCTGAATATGAAGGGGTAATTTTTTCATCAATCGAGATTAGATTTGATTCACTTTAGCGCGTAGCATAAAGTCGGCCAAAGTCAGTTGAGCCATAGCTTCAACAATGGGAATGGCACGGGGTAGTACAGTGGGATCGTGTCGTCCTTCAATTTGAAGCTCAACCTTCTCCCCTTTCTTATCTACTGTTTGTTGCTTTGATTTTATGGAAGCGATGGGCTTGAATGCCACACGGAAATAGATATCTTCTCCATTGGAGATTCCACCTTGAATTCCACCGGAGTGATTGGTGGCCGTTTTTCCAACCGATATAAAGGAATCGTTGTGTTCAGAGCCCTTCAGCTCTGTTCCGGCAAAGCCCGATCCATATTCAAATCCCTTAACGGCATTTATGGACAACATGGCCGAACCCAAGGCTGCGTGCAACTTGTCGAACACCGGTTCACCCCACCCCGCAGGAACACCAGTAATCACACATTCAATGATTCCTCCAGCGGAATCCCCATCCTCCTTCAACTTTAAGACATACTCTTCCATGGCCGCCGCTGCTTTGGGATCGGGACAACGAATGGGATTGGAATCAATCTGTGTTAAATCCAATTCGGAATAAGGAGTATGGAAAGTGATGGGACCAACGCTGCGTACAAATGCGGTCACGCGAATGTCGGGTATCAAATGGGCAGCCATTGCACCACCCGCCACTCTTGATGCAGTCTCGCGTGCACTGCTCCGCCCACCTCCTCGGTGATCGCGCATGCCGTACTTGGTTTCCCATGTATAATCGGCATGGGAGGGACGATAAACATCCTTCAATGCAGAATAGTCTTTGCTGTTCTGATTGGTGTTGGGAATGATAAACCCAATGGGAGTTCCGAGGGTCACACCTTCAAACACACCGGAAAGAATTTGAAGAGTGTCACTCTCCTTCCTTTCTGTCGTTAAGGCTGATTGTCCGGGCTTTCTTCTATCCAAGGCCCTTTGAACCGCCTCTGTATCTATGGAAACGCCAGCTGGGAATCCTTCAAGGATACCGCCAATTGCAGTTCCGTGCGATTCACCAAAGGTGGTGAGTCGAAGTAATTTTCCAAAAGTATTTCCTGACATCCCTCAAAAATAGGCGATAAATGCACGCATACAAGGGCGAAACTCGGGAAATGCAAATCGTTCACCTGTACTCATCTCCGTTTGTAAGAGATGACGCACAGGCTTGTTTTGGACGCCTTCAGATTGCCCATTCCATCTCGCTTTTCCGTACCTTCGTTGTACCATGAAACGACTCCTAACAAACATCAAAAAGCTCGTCCACGTTGAGAATCAACCTGTTCCCTACCTCAAGGGAAAGGCAATGAACGACTTGACGAGCATAGACGACGCCTTTCTTGAAATTGAAGACGGCAAAATTGTTCGATTTGGGCCGATGACGGATCTACACGGATCTGACATTTCTGGAACCACAGAGTACCTCGATTGCACAGGACAATGGGTAATGCCTGGTCTTGTGGACTCACACACCCACCTGATCTTTGCAGAGCCGAGAGCACGTGAATTTGAAGATAGAATTCACGGTTTGACCTACGAGGAAATTGCAGCGAGAGGTGGAGGAATATTAAACAGTGCTGCGAAATTGGCAGAAATGCCAGAGGAGCAATTGTACGATGACGCCATGGCTCGCTTGCATGAAATGATTCAAACCGGAACCACTGCCATTGAAATCAAGAGTGGCTATGGACTTTCAACGGAAGCTGAATTGAAGATGCTTCGAGTGGCTAAACGTATCAAGCGAAGAGCTCCAATTCCCGTTAAAATCACCTTTTTGGGTGCACATGCTATTCCACCAGAGTACAAAGAAAACCCCGATGGATATGTAGACTTGGTTATTGATGAAATGCTTCCAAAAGTAGTGGAAGAACGCTTGGCCGACTACATTGATGTATTCTGTGAAAAGGGATATTTCACCGTTGAACAAACCGATCGAATTCTCAAAGCTGGAATGGCCGCTGGACTACGTCCCAAAGTTCACGTCAACCAGTTTAACGCCATTGGAGGTATCCAAACCTGTGTAGAAAACAAGGCCATTTCTGTGGATCACTTGGAAGTGATGGATGAAGGTGATTTTAAAGCATTGGCAAACTCCGATTGCATGCCAGTTGCGCTTCCTTCCTGCAGCTTCTTCCTCGGAATACCATACACTCCTGCTAGAAAAATCATAGATTCGAACCTCCCTCTTGCTTTGGCTACAGATTACAACCCTGGCAGCACCCCTTCAGGTAACCTCCTCTTTGTTTGGAGTTTAGCCTGTATTCAAATGAAACTCACACCTACAGAAGCACTGGCAGCACTCACTCACAATGCAGCCTACGCCTTGGAGTTGAACGACGAATTGGGTAGTATAGCGGTGGGGAAAACTGCGAACTTGCTCGTTTCAGAACCCATGGATAGTTTGGGGCATATTCCATATCACTTCGGAAGGAACAGCTTGAGCAGAGTTCTAATTAATGGAAATAAATACACACATCTCGAACCTTGAAAAAAATGGATCATCGCTTATTAGTCCCGGTTGACTTCTCTCAAATCTCCGTGAATGCCGTTAATTATGCACTGGGTTTAGCACCAGCATTTAACTGTGGCGTTGTACTTCTTCATGTAGTAGACGACGAAGAATACAAGCAGAAAGGAGAGCGTGAAATGGAAAAGTTCCTCGCTCAGTTCGAAACGGATATTTCCATCAAAACCTTTGTTATTCCTGGGAATCTCTTTGAAGATATCGCAAAAGCTGCCGAACTCCTTGAAGTGTATATGGTGGTGATGGGTACCTCTGGATTGAAAGGACTTCAATACCTCTTCGGATCGCATGCCCTTCGCATTGTGACCTCAGCAAGCGCTCCTTTCCTCATTACGCAAGAGCAACCACCGCGACCAAAAATCGAAACCATTGTTGTTCCTGTCGACTTGGCCAGCGAAGACAAACACATCTTGAGTTTAGCGCTTCAATCGGCACGACTTTTTGATGCGAAGATTCACCTATTTGTGGCACACCACACCGATGAATTTAGCCGAAATAACACCTATCGCAACGAGAAATTCGCACATCGTTACTTAGACGATCACAACATTCATTACACCACTATTCACGCGGAAGGAAAGAACAGCTTCGACAAAGAAATTTTGGAGTATGCCGATCTCGTTTCAGCAGATATGATCGCCGTAGTGAATCACAAAGAGACCGGATTCCTTAACGTCTTCGGAAAGAACTTTGATCAAAACTTAATTACGAACGACAACGGTATTCCTGTGTTGGTGATGAACGCTAACGAACACAAGAAGATTACCGACATCTTTGATGTATTCCAGGTATAATGCAAAACTTGCTTCACATATTTGATCGTCCATTTGTTGAATCCCACACCTCTATTCGAGAAGGAGAGCACAAGATCGGACAAACCATTGCACTACTCGACCACGAAGGAGATCTTGTAGACGCGCTTCGCGATTGCAATGTGAAATTTGCCTTGATCTTTGTTCCTGAGGATATTGGCGTGCGCGCCAATCTTGGTCGGCCAGGCGCTTCCAAAACCTGGGAGCCCGCCCTGCGAGGAATTTGCAACCTGCAAGACAACTATTACTTATCGGGTGCAGAAATGCTTCTGCTCGGTGCATTGGATGTGGACGACCTAATGAATGAAGCGGATAAAGCTGATGCCTCCACACCAGAAGGGATTGCAAAACTTCGCGAGCTTACCTCGCAAGTAGACGATCGTCTCCGAACCATTCTTGCCCAGATTTACAAGGCTGATATCTTCCCCATCATCATTGGCGGTGGACACAATAACAGTTATCCAAACTTGGTGTCTTGGTGCGATGTGCACGACTCCGTGTTGAGTTGCATCAACCTAGACCCGCATGCGGACTACCGCAATATGGAAGGTAGACATAGCGGCAATGGTTTCCGCTATGCACACGAAGAAGGTGGATTGGATCGCTATGCCGTTGTTGGACTTCATGAAGGATACAACTCTCGCTCTATGGTCGACGAACTTCGTCACGATCCCGATTTGAGATACAGCACTTTTGAAGACATTGCCGTACGACGAATTCAAACCTTTGAACAAGCCGTTGTAGACTCCCTTGACTTCGTTTCAGAAGGTCC includes:
- a CDS encoding universal stress protein produces the protein MDHRLLVPVDFSQISVNAVNYALGLAPAFNCGVVLLHVVDDEEYKQKGEREMEKFLAQFETDISIKTFVIPGNLFEDIAKAAELLEVYMVVMGTSGLKGLQYLFGSHALRIVTSASAPFLITQEQPPRPKIETIVVPVDLASEDKHILSLALQSARLFDAKIHLFVAHHTDEFSRNNTYRNEKFAHRYLDDHNIHYTTIHAEGKNSFDKEILEYADLVSADMIAVVNHKETGFLNVFGKNFDQNLITNDNGIPVLVMNANEHKKITDIFDVFQV
- the aroC gene encoding chorismate synthase; translation: MSGNTFGKLLRLTTFGESHGTAIGGILEGFPAGVSIDTEAVQRALDRRKPGQSALTTERKESDTLQILSGVFEGVTLGTPIGFIIPNTNQNSKDYSALKDVYRPSHADYTWETKYGMRDHRGGGRSSARETASRVAGGAMAAHLIPDIRVTAFVRSVGPITFHTPYSELDLTQIDSNPIRCPDPKAAAAMEEYVLKLKEDGDSAGGIIECVITGVPAGWGEPVFDKLHAALGSAMLSINAVKGFEYGSGFAGTELKGSEHNDSFISVGKTATNHSGGIQGGISNGEDIYFRVAFKPIASIKSKQQTVDKKGEKVELQIEGRHDPTVLPRAIPIVEAMAQLTLADFMLRAKVNQI
- a CDS encoding dicarboxylate/amino acid:cation symporter, whose amino-acid sequence is MKKLPLHIQIVIALILGIAWAVASSLFGWTSFTMDWIKPFGDIFIKVLKMIAVPLVLFSVITGINSLGGGAALGRLGAKTLGFYLVTTVFAITVGLFLVNTIRPGDWVGKDNQIVNRMKYELWAEENHVVIKDDQHFLTDPSYGDYLDSAQVALQSEVSTISTDEKLQSAFEAAQQQKDKGPLDFLTSMVPDNLFGALVEPEMLQVIFFAILFGLVMISLPKDKTTTMYGFVDSANEIFIKMVDLVMKFAPFFVFCLMAGAMAKLAGDDLGAMLNTFKALGIYSLTVVVGLIFMAFVIYPCVIAYRIQKVSNMSFGKSYTYFMKGIRPAQLLAFSTSSSAATLPVTIECVNDNIGVEEEISSFVLPIGATVNMDGTSLYQAVAVVFLAQFHMIDLDFAQQMTIVLTATLASIGSAAVPSAGLIMLILVLTSVGLNPAWIAIIFPIDRILDMCRTVVNVTGDATVSTLVAQTENKLSIVDREE
- the hutI gene encoding imidazolonepropionase; this translates as MKRLLTNIKKLVHVENQPVPYLKGKAMNDLTSIDDAFLEIEDGKIVRFGPMTDLHGSDISGTTEYLDCTGQWVMPGLVDSHTHLIFAEPRAREFEDRIHGLTYEEIAARGGGILNSAAKLAEMPEEQLYDDAMARLHEMIQTGTTAIEIKSGYGLSTEAELKMLRVAKRIKRRAPIPVKITFLGAHAIPPEYKENPDGYVDLVIDEMLPKVVEERLADYIDVFCEKGYFTVEQTDRILKAGMAAGLRPKVHVNQFNAIGGIQTCVENKAISVDHLEVMDEGDFKALANSDCMPVALPSCSFFLGIPYTPARKIIDSNLPLALATDYNPGSTPSGNLLFVWSLACIQMKLTPTEALAALTHNAAYALELNDELGSIAVGKTANLLVSEPMDSLGHIPYHFGRNSLSRVLINGNKYTHLEP
- a CDS encoding formimidoylglutamase, translating into MLHIFDRPFVESHTSIREGEHKIGQTIALLDHEGDLVDALRDCNVKFALIFVPEDIGVRANLGRPGASKTWEPALRGICNLQDNYYLSGAEMLLLGALDVDDLMNEADKADASTPEGIAKLRELTSQVDDRLRTILAQIYKADIFPIIIGGGHNNSYPNLVSWCDVHDSVLSCINLDPHADYRNMEGRHSGNGFRYAHEEGGLDRYAVVGLHEGYNSRSMVDELRHDPDLRYSTFEDIAVRRIQTFEQAVVDSLDFVSEGPFGIELDLDAIPRIPVSASTPTGFSLEQARHYVHLAASRPESVYLHICEGSAGLAEDRLLPELSKTIASLVADGIKAKRNID